A genomic region of Gemmatimonadota bacterium contains the following coding sequences:
- a CDS encoding CpsB/CapC family capsule biosynthesis tyrosine phosphatase, with amino-acid sequence MPGWPGWERTSVTGCSSASLRGCWAWSWCSSPSWWAILAERHAGCFRRYGRGLAAPPVGHFRPDPFGPGGLLALACDLHNHLLPDVDDGSRSLDETLRHLQMFCAQGVAAVCFTPHLLAATRSPEQLAADVALHRERFTCVQGAVGEKDGFPRLHLGQEILAPGPEDLRRALQIEGVGVDGGQTVLVELGFRPGFDGAAVVAAGRADGRRVILAHPERYAYGDTDPLAAMEEWRGLGASLQVNGGSLLGHHGRGAQDLGTTLCREGIADLVATDHHGEFRPHMPEEILAALEEILPAQAVRDLLVEGPGRVLAVRTP; translated from the coding sequence GTGCCTGGCTGGCCTGGATGGGAAAGGACCTCCGTCACGGGCTGCTCGTCGGCCTCGCTCCGTGGGTGCTGGGCGTGGTCGTGGTGTTCATCTCCCTCGTGGTGGGCGATCCTCGCTGAGCGGCACGCGGGATGCTTCCGGCGGTACGGACGGGGGCTCGCCGCTCCGCCGGTCGGCCATTTCCGCCCTGATCCCTTCGGCCCCGGAGGCCTCCTGGCCCTCGCCTGCGATCTCCACAACCATCTGCTCCCCGACGTCGACGACGGCTCCCGGTCGCTCGACGAGACCCTTCGTCACCTGCAGATGTTCTGCGCCCAGGGGGTCGCGGCCGTGTGCTTCACGCCCCACCTGTTGGCGGCCACCCGGTCGCCGGAGCAGCTCGCTGCGGACGTCGCCCTCCACCGCGAGCGATTCACCTGCGTCCAGGGCGCCGTAGGCGAGAAGGACGGCTTTCCCCGCCTGCACCTGGGCCAGGAGATCCTGGCCCCCGGACCCGAGGACCTCCGCCGTGCGCTCCAGATCGAAGGCGTGGGGGTGGACGGTGGCCAGACCGTACTCGTGGAACTCGGGTTCCGGCCCGGCTTCGACGGAGCGGCGGTCGTCGCGGCCGGTCGGGCGGACGGTCGTCGCGTGATCCTCGCGCACCCGGAGCGCTACGCCTATGGGGATACGGACCCGTTGGCTGCCATGGAGGAGTGGCGCGGGCTGGGGGCGTCGTTGCAGGTCAACGGAGGAAGCCTGCTCGGACACCACGGTCGCGGTGCTCAGGACCTCGGTACGACGCTGTGCCGGGAGGGGATCGCCGATCTGGTGGCCACGGATCACCACGGGGAGTTCCGGCCGCATATGCCGGAGGAGATCCTGGCTGCGTTGGAGGAGATCCTGCCGGCCCAGGCCGTTCGGGATCTGCTGGTGGAGGGGCCGGGAAGGGTGTTGGCAGTGCGAACGCCGTAG
- a CDS encoding OmpA family protein, with product MRHCLLGTVVVSAVLSSGCVTRGTHRAALAELSETQARLTSAEQGAQQERRRLQAEIADLRLRQETLRDSLAARERELSRLSRTASSTESERLRLQERLQDRGQEVEGLQRRLDALAAVEAEVRERNRIYEEILARFRSLIDGGQLSVRIDRGRLVILLPQDVLFTSGSASLNREGTATVIPVGQALAALPDRRFQVEGHTDDVPISTARFPSNWELSAARALTVVRLLTEQGVAPAHLSAAGFGEHQPVASNETADGRRANRRIEIVMLPDLDLVSELSPSR from the coding sequence ATGCGCCACTGCCTGCTGGGCACCGTCGTCGTGTCCGCTGTCCTCTCCTCCGGATGCGTGACCCGGGGTACGCACCGTGCCGCCCTCGCCGAGTTGTCGGAGACACAGGCGCGCCTGACCAGCGCGGAGCAGGGTGCGCAGCAGGAGCGCAGGCGGTTGCAGGCGGAGATCGCCGACCTGCGACTACGGCAGGAGACGCTCCGCGATTCGCTCGCCGCTCGTGAGCGGGAGCTGAGCCGGCTGAGCCGGACGGCATCGTCCACGGAGTCCGAGCGCCTGCGTCTGCAGGAGCGCCTGCAGGATCGGGGGCAGGAGGTGGAGGGTCTGCAGCGCCGTCTGGACGCGCTCGCGGCCGTCGAGGCGGAGGTACGCGAGCGGAACCGCATCTACGAGGAGATCCTGGCGCGCTTCCGGTCGCTGATCGACGGGGGCCAGCTCTCGGTCCGGATCGACCGCGGGCGTCTGGTCATCCTGCTCCCGCAGGACGTGCTGTTCACGTCGGGGAGCGCTTCCTTGAATCGCGAGGGGACCGCCACGGTGATCCCGGTGGGCCAGGCCCTCGCGGCCCTGCCGGATCGACGCTTCCAGGTCGAAGGGCACACGGACGACGTGCCGATCTCCACGGCGCGATTCCCCTCCAACTGGGAGCTGAGCGCCGCTCGGGCCCTGACGGTGGTGCGCCTGCTCACGGAGCAGGGCGTCGCCCCCGCACACCTGTCCGCAGCCGGGTTCGGGGAGCACCAACCCGTGGCCTCCAACGAGACCGCGGACGGCCGACGCGCCAACCGCCGCATCGAGATCGTGATGCTCCCCGATCTGGACCTCGTCTCGGAGCTCTCCCCGAGCCGCTGA
- a CDS encoding FAD-dependent oxidoreductase yields MAERGGVRTVDVLVVGGGIMGAGVARVAAHAGLSVLLVERADFASGTSSRSSKLVHGGLHYLARGQVGTARRACAERNALLEAGSGLVHGLAFAIPRDQTGPYPPWAVGLLMRAYGWWGGVDPCDVPDPRADEARPDAAPFRYRDAVTDDAALVLRVLREARGAGATCLNGVEARHLVRSSDGLVAGMRLHDRAAGRAWVQPARVVVNAAGVGADRVRAGLGLDAVLTHVRGSHLVLPRHRLPLRHAVATIDPHTARPVYAVPWLGVTLVGSTSEPQPEALDREPRITRAEADHLLAWARGLAPARCLGPDDVLCTFSGVRGLCAGPAAAGLHGSRDHRVLEERGLFTVAGGKLTTFAHVARDVLGRIWPRLRPGRVHPAPAPTLDAVPPPWMGLPFASGTARRLLGRHGAEGVEWMAARPRDEHHAVVSHVCVAEVRWIIRAEAPRSLSDLLLRRTRLALCTADGGTAAAAALRPWIQEEMGWGTARWKEELHAHRQRMAEAYGWPHGAGRETGRSVA; encoded by the coding sequence GTGGCTGAGCGGGGAGGCGTGCGGACCGTCGACGTGCTCGTGGTGGGCGGCGGGATCATGGGCGCGGGCGTCGCGCGTGTCGCTGCGCACGCCGGTCTGTCGGTGCTGCTGGTGGAGCGCGCGGACTTCGCATCCGGAACGTCCAGCCGCTCGTCGAAATTGGTCCATGGCGGGTTGCACTATCTCGCCCGAGGGCAGGTGGGCACGGCACGGCGCGCGTGTGCCGAGCGCAACGCCTTGCTGGAGGCCGGCTCCGGTCTCGTGCACGGCCTCGCCTTCGCGATCCCGCGCGACCAGACCGGGCCCTATCCCCCGTGGGCGGTGGGGCTCCTGATGCGGGCGTACGGATGGTGGGGCGGCGTCGACCCGTGCGACGTCCCCGACCCCCGGGCCGACGAGGCCCGTCCCGACGCCGCCCCCTTCCGGTACCGCGATGCGGTGACGGATGACGCCGCCCTGGTCCTGCGCGTCCTGCGCGAAGCGCGCGGGGCGGGGGCCACATGCCTGAACGGGGTGGAAGCTCGGCACCTGGTGCGCTCCTCCGACGGGCTCGTGGCCGGGATGCGTCTGCACGACCGGGCCGCCGGTCGTGCGTGGGTCCAGCCGGCGCGAGTGGTCGTCAATGCCGCCGGCGTGGGGGCCGATCGGGTGCGCGCGGGGCTGGGGCTGGATGCGGTGCTCACGCACGTGCGCGGCAGTCATCTCGTCCTGCCGCGCCATCGACTCCCGCTGCGTCACGCGGTCGCGACCATCGACCCCCACACGGCCCGACCCGTCTACGCCGTACCGTGGTTGGGCGTCACGCTGGTAGGGTCCACGTCCGAGCCGCAGCCGGAGGCGCTGGACCGCGAGCCCCGGATCACCCGGGCCGAGGCGGATCACCTGTTGGCCTGGGCGCGGGGGCTGGCTCCGGCCCGGTGCCTGGGCCCGGACGACGTGCTGTGCACCTTCTCCGGTGTGCGCGGTCTGTGTGCGGGCCCCGCGGCGGCGGGTCTCCATGGCTCCCGGGACCATCGCGTCCTCGAGGAGCGCGGGCTGTTCACCGTGGCGGGTGGGAAGCTGACCACGTTCGCGCACGTGGCCCGCGACGTTCTCGGCCGGATCTGGCCGCGTCTGCGGCCGGGACGGGTGCATCCCGCTCCGGCACCGACGCTCGATGCGGTGCCGCCGCCGTGGATGGGTCTCCCGTTCGCGAGCGGCACCGCGCGCCGCCTTCTCGGGCGGCATGGCGCGGAGGGGGTCGAGTGGATGGCGGCTCGACCACGCGACGAGCACCACGCCGTGGTGTCGCACGTCTGCGTCGCCGAGGTGCGATGGATCATCCGTGCCGAGGCGCCGCGCTCGCTGTCGGACCTGCTCCTGCGGCGCACGCGGCTGGCACTGTGCACCGCCGACGGCGGTACCGCGGCCGCGGCGGCGTTGCGCCCGTGGATCCAGGAGGAGATGGGGTGGGGAACAGCCAGATGGAAGGAGGAGCTGCATGCACATCGGCAACGGATGGCGGAGGCGTACGGGTGGCCCCACGGGGCCGGTCGGGAGACCGGTCGGTCGGTGGCGTGA
- a CDS encoding lysophospholipid acyltransferase family protein: MRTPPPLSRGSRAGLGARGVHLLARAVARSLCRLDVRGRQHVPTRGACLLIFNHVSNFDLPLIFAALPRTDVVALVAADRRDHPLSRFVDAAGGLWLRRGGRDRATLERAVGALARGCMVGLAPEGGRSPTGGLRRAHTGLAFLVERSGAPILPVAVTGAEQLHRSWRALWRPQVRITFGAPLSFDASPSGLSGKAFRRRETDRCMVAVAGLLPERYRGFYGEDAAGALARDRAS, translated from the coding sequence ATGCGCACTCCTCCACCTCTTTCCCGGGGCTCCCGCGCCGGGCTCGGTGCCCGCGGTGTCCACCTGCTGGCGCGCGCGGTGGCGCGTAGCCTGTGCAGGCTCGACGTCCGGGGGCGCCAACACGTCCCCACCCGGGGCGCCTGTCTTCTGATCTTCAATCACGTGAGCAACTTCGATCTTCCGCTGATCTTCGCCGCGCTTCCGCGGACCGACGTGGTCGCGTTGGTTGCCGCGGACCGCAGGGATCATCCGCTGAGCCGCTTTGTCGACGCCGCCGGCGGTCTCTGGCTTCGACGCGGAGGCCGCGACCGCGCGACGCTGGAGCGAGCGGTGGGGGCGCTGGCGAGGGGCTGCATGGTGGGGCTGGCGCCCGAAGGCGGACGTAGCCCCACGGGCGGGCTCCGGCGCGCCCACACCGGCCTGGCATTCCTGGTGGAGCGCTCGGGCGCCCCCATCCTGCCGGTCGCCGTGACCGGTGCCGAACAGCTGCACCGATCCTGGCGTGCGCTGTGGCGCCCGCAGGTCCGGATCACCTTCGGGGCGCCATTGTCCTTCGATGCTTCGCCCTCGGGCCTCAGCGGGAAGGCCTTCCGCCGCAGGGAGACGGACCGCTGCATGGTCGCCGTTGCCGGGTTGCTGCCAGAGCGCTATCGCGGCTTCTACGGCGAGGACGCAGCCGGGGCGCTCGCGCGGGACCGCGCGTCGTGA
- a CDS encoding copper homeostasis protein CutC, whose amino-acid sequence MTSPPIARVLVEACVTSAAEAAACFAAGASRVELCRRLDVGGLTPDGADVREARALAGGPVFAMARSREGSFRVAPAELAALIETVSTLTRAGANGIVVGVLDARGRVDAAALRDLVAAADGRPVTFHRAFDELDDPLTGLETLLRCGVHRVLTSGGASQAWEGRSMLRALVSVAGGSLTVLAGGRVRADHVARLIEETGVTEVHARASAVPGLVGALGRERRT is encoded by the coding sequence GTGACCTCACCCCCGATTGCGCGCGTGCTTGTGGAGGCCTGCGTCACATCCGCCGCCGAGGCGGCCGCCTGCTTTGCCGCAGGAGCCTCACGGGTCGAGCTCTGCCGTCGGCTCGACGTCGGTGGGCTCACGCCGGACGGCGCGGACGTCCGCGAGGCGCGCGCCCTCGCGGGCGGCCCCGTCTTCGCGATGGCCCGCTCGCGCGAGGGGTCGTTCCGCGTTGCACCGGCAGAGCTCGCGGCCCTCATCGAGACCGTATCCACGCTGACACGGGCGGGCGCCAATGGGATCGTCGTCGGCGTGCTCGACGCACGCGGGCGGGTGGACGCGGCCGCGCTACGCGACCTGGTTGCCGCCGCCGACGGCCGGCCGGTCACCTTCCATCGCGCGTTCGACGAGTTGGACGATCCCCTCACCGGCCTGGAGACGCTGCTCCGATGCGGTGTGCACCGCGTGCTCACGTCCGGCGGGGCGAGCCAGGCGTGGGAGGGGCGCTCCATGCTGCGGGCGCTGGTGTCCGTTGCCGGTGGCTCGCTCACCGTGCTCGCCGGAGGGCGCGTCCGCGCCGATCACGTGGCACGTCTCATCGAGGAAACCGGCGTCACGGAGGTGCACGCGCGAGCGAGCGCGGTGCCGGGCCTCGTGGGAGCACTCGGGCGCGAGCGGCGGACCTGA
- a CDS encoding DegT/DnrJ/EryC1/StrS family aminotransferase, with product MPRGRLDIGWSDLAHAVAVGPRPGPRPELARRLRTHLPDPPRTLVTLSVRSGFDLLLHALALPRGSEVLLSALTIRDMARIVTAHGLVPVPVDLDMDRLALDPEALQRATGPRARVLVVAHLFGSRMPLGRVREFCTARGLLLVEDCAQSFTGLDTTGDPRSDVVMMSFGLIKTHTCLGGAVLVVRSPDLRERMRRIQHAWPLQPDREVRVRALRAAGVQALLTPACYGSVVGLAGLLGWNHDARLSNSLRGFPGAGFFERIRRRPSGALLALMAHRFERFDPARLRRRADAASALLQRIPHLSVPGRSASDHTHWLVPVCVPEPEVRMRALWRDGFDATRGATSLAPVPSPPGFGHVRTPNVSRCMGEILFLPAPLGASRSRLDTLVAHLAAWPAHRAPAQRACG from the coding sequence ATGCCGCGTGGCCGCCTGGACATCGGCTGGAGCGATCTCGCGCACGCCGTCGCGGTCGGTCCGCGGCCAGGACCGCGCCCCGAGCTCGCGCGACGCCTGCGCACGCACCTGCCCGATCCGCCGCGCACGCTCGTGACGCTGTCGGTGCGCAGCGGCTTCGATCTTCTGCTGCACGCGTTGGCGCTCCCTCGCGGAAGCGAGGTGCTGCTCTCTGCGCTGACGATCCGGGACATGGCGCGCATCGTCACAGCCCATGGCCTGGTGCCCGTGCCGGTGGATCTGGACATGGATCGGCTGGCCCTCGACCCGGAGGCGCTCCAGCGCGCGACCGGACCTCGCGCCCGGGTGCTCGTGGTCGCGCATCTGTTCGGAAGCCGCATGCCACTGGGACGCGTGCGGGAGTTCTGCACGGCGCGCGGTCTCCTCCTGGTCGAGGACTGTGCCCAGAGCTTCACCGGCCTCGACACGACAGGAGATCCTCGGAGCGACGTGGTCATGATGAGCTTCGGGCTCATCAAGACCCACACGTGCCTGGGCGGGGCGGTGCTGGTGGTGCGCTCCCCGGACCTGCGGGAGCGGATGCGGCGGATCCAGCACGCGTGGCCGCTGCAACCCGATCGTGAGGTCCGCGTCCGGGCTTTGCGCGCGGCAGGCGTGCAGGCCCTCCTCACACCGGCCTGCTACGGGAGCGTGGTGGGCCTGGCGGGTCTCCTGGGATGGAACCACGACGCCCGCCTCAGCAACTCGCTGCGTGGATTTCCCGGGGCCGGATTCTTCGAGCGGATCCGCCGCCGTCCGTCCGGAGCTCTCCTGGCCCTGATGGCGCACCGGTTCGAGCGGTTCGATCCAGCGCGCCTCCGCCGGCGAGCCGACGCCGCCTCCGCATTGCTGCAGCGCATCCCCCATCTCTCTGTCCCAGGTCGCTCCGCGTCCGACCACACGCACTGGCTGGTGCCGGTCTGCGTGCCCGAGCCGGAGGTGCGGATGCGCGCGCTGTGGCGCGACGGGTTCGACGCCACGCGCGGGGCCACGAGCCTCGCGCCGGTTCCGTCGCCTCCGGGCTTCGGCCACGTGCGCACTCCGAACGTGTCCCGGTGCATGGGGGAGATCCTCTTCCTGCCGGCTCCCCTCGGGGCGTCACGCTCCCGGTTGGACACGCTCGTCGCGCACCTCGCGGCGTGGCCGGCGCACCGCGCTCCGGCGCAGAGGGCGTGTGGCTGA
- a CDS encoding PadR family transcriptional regulator: MARGEGARRVALLQGTLDMLILKALSWGPCHGYGIARALEEQTGDALGVEEGSLYPALHRMVGRGWVRAEWGTSENNRRAKYYTLTPAGRRRLAEETRQWARFVSTIAMVLEGDRG; encoded by the coding sequence ATGGCGCGTGGGGAGGGAGCGCGGCGGGTTGCGCTGCTGCAGGGCACGCTGGACATGCTGATCCTGAAGGCGCTGAGCTGGGGCCCGTGCCACGGGTACGGCATCGCCCGCGCGCTCGAGGAGCAGACCGGCGATGCGCTCGGCGTGGAGGAGGGGTCCCTGTATCCGGCGCTCCACCGCATGGTCGGACGGGGCTGGGTGCGCGCCGAGTGGGGCACGAGTGAGAACAACCGCCGCGCCAAGTACTACACGCTGACTCCGGCCGGGCGGAGGCGCCTCGCGGAGGAGACGCGGCAGTGGGCGCGCTTCGTGTCGACGATCGCCATGGTGCTGGAGGGCGATCGCGGCTGA
- a CDS encoding ABC transporter permease, translating into MTERRRDLDETLEARRVDSDVDEEIAHHIEMRIRDNRARGMSDAEARAEALARFGDVERVRAATRNVDRARHRKAAWSERMADVSAGARLAARSLLRRPLLAFSVVAILALGVGATSAVFTVVDRVVLRPLPYPDADELVWVESAVPYVGADARWGVSQAGYFAFVDDARTLSGVAAFSTQEITWLGEGAPRVVELASVSHTLFDVFAARPAVGRLFLQEDDVPGAARVAVLSHGFWQREFGGDAAVVGTTLRLGSVTAEVVGVLEEGISLPEQVPDVWTALRLDPAARPVNAHWLSVVGRLATGRTAEDAERELGEITATFTRRFPSAYSERFMRESGFATRAVPLKAHVLGDTHRTLWTLFGSVLLLLAITVANVGNLYLVRAEGRRRELAIRAALGANARRLAGLHVTESVLLALAAAGPALGLTWAGVHVLVRLAPAELPRLGEVHLDAVSIAFTVALTIVGGVLLGVLPVAFRMTDPHDLAEGTRRVLSPVRHRLRQGLVGAQVALALVLLAGAGLMLQSFIHLRAVDPGFEPDGVAVFTVPLPAGRYPDYADVAAFQRELLSGLESLPGVSVAGATELLPLVETNDASHCAALFFDDQPPNADEQPPCLPVLQVAPGYFETLGIPVRGSAPSWSDLDGEAGRVVVTEAFAARVWPGQDPIGRGVRGNGWEEPFYRVAGVAGNVRADGLDRPPLEAVYFPLMPIEGAPLWVPPRTMRIVVRTEGGDAAPLFPSFRDVVTALDPEVPVVEPRALTAAIARSPVMARASFTLVLLGVAGMMALLLSAVGIYGVLAYLVAQRQAEMGVRLALGALPGQVVRLIVGQSLRLAGIGVAVGLVGAVAFTRSLDALLFGVSPTDPWTLGGAAALLLTVALLATLMPALRAARVDPKAVLQAE; encoded by the coding sequence ATGACGGAACGGCGGCGGGACCTGGACGAGACCCTCGAGGCGCGGCGCGTGGACAGCGACGTCGACGAGGAGATCGCGCACCACATCGAGATGCGCATCCGGGACAATCGCGCACGCGGGATGAGCGACGCCGAGGCCCGCGCGGAAGCGCTCGCGCGCTTCGGGGACGTGGAACGCGTCCGTGCCGCAACACGGAACGTGGATCGCGCCCGCCACCGGAAGGCCGCCTGGAGCGAGCGGATGGCCGACGTCTCCGCGGGTGCGCGCCTGGCGGCGCGCAGCCTCCTGCGCCGGCCTCTCCTCGCCTTCTCCGTGGTTGCGATCCTGGCCCTTGGGGTCGGAGCGACCTCCGCGGTCTTCACCGTCGTCGATCGGGTGGTTCTGCGTCCGCTCCCTTACCCGGATGCGGACGAGCTGGTGTGGGTCGAGAGCGCGGTGCCGTACGTGGGCGCCGATGCCCGCTGGGGGGTCTCCCAGGCCGGCTACTTCGCGTTCGTCGATGATGCGCGCACGCTCTCGGGTGTCGCCGCGTTCTCCACCCAGGAGATCACCTGGCTGGGAGAGGGCGCGCCCCGGGTGGTGGAGCTGGCGTCCGTGTCGCACACCCTGTTCGACGTGTTCGCTGCGCGCCCGGCGGTCGGTCGCCTCTTCCTGCAGGAGGACGATGTCCCCGGCGCTGCCCGCGTGGCGGTGCTGTCGCATGGCTTCTGGCAGCGTGAGTTCGGGGGTGACGCCGCCGTGGTCGGCACCACGCTCCGGCTCGGCAGCGTCACCGCCGAAGTGGTGGGCGTGCTGGAGGAAGGGATCTCGCTCCCCGAACAGGTCCCGGACGTGTGGACGGCGCTGCGCCTGGATCCGGCTGCCCGGCCCGTGAACGCCCATTGGCTCTCCGTGGTCGGCAGGCTCGCGACGGGACGGACCGCGGAGGACGCCGAGCGCGAGCTGGGGGAGATCACCGCGACGTTCACGAGACGCTTCCCGTCCGCCTATTCCGAGCGCTTCATGCGCGAGAGCGGTTTCGCCACACGCGCCGTCCCGCTCAAGGCGCATGTGCTCGGTGACACGCACCGCACCTTGTGGACGTTGTTCGGCTCCGTGCTGCTGCTCCTCGCCATCACCGTGGCCAACGTGGGGAATCTGTACCTCGTGCGCGCCGAGGGCCGCCGGCGCGAGTTGGCCATCCGAGCGGCGCTGGGGGCCAACGCGCGCAGGCTCGCCGGACTGCACGTGACGGAGAGCGTGTTGCTGGCCCTCGCTGCGGCGGGCCCGGCGCTCGGACTGACCTGGGCCGGCGTGCATGTGCTCGTCCGTCTGGCGCCCGCCGAGTTGCCGCGGTTGGGAGAGGTGCATCTGGACGCCGTCAGCATCGCCTTCACTGTGGCGCTCACCATCGTGGGTGGCGTCCTCCTGGGCGTGCTTCCCGTGGCGTTCCGGATGACGGACCCGCACGACCTCGCCGAGGGCACCCGCCGGGTCCTGTCCCCCGTACGCCACCGTCTCCGACAGGGCCTGGTGGGCGCGCAGGTCGCGCTCGCGCTCGTGCTGCTGGCCGGAGCCGGTCTGATGCTCCAGAGCTTCATCCACCTGCGTGCGGTGGATCCGGGGTTCGAGCCCGATGGCGTCGCCGTCTTCACCGTGCCGTTGCCCGCGGGCCGCTATCCGGACTATGCGGACGTGGCGGCCTTCCAGCGTGAACTGCTGTCCGGGTTGGAGTCATTGCCCGGCGTCTCGGTGGCCGGCGCGACCGAGCTGCTGCCGCTGGTGGAGACCAACGACGCGAGCCACTGCGCCGCGCTCTTCTTCGACGACCAGCCCCCCAACGCCGACGAGCAGCCGCCGTGTCTCCCCGTGTTGCAGGTGGCGCCCGGCTACTTCGAGACACTCGGCATCCCGGTGCGGGGGAGCGCTCCCTCGTGGAGTGATCTGGACGGCGAAGCGGGTCGCGTGGTCGTCACCGAGGCGTTCGCCGCACGGGTGTGGCCGGGTCAGGACCCCATCGGGAGGGGCGTGCGCGGCAACGGCTGGGAGGAGCCGTTCTACCGGGTGGCCGGAGTCGCCGGCAACGTGCGCGCGGACGGACTCGACCGCCCTCCTCTGGAAGCGGTGTACTTCCCGCTGATGCCCATCGAAGGCGCGCCGCTCTGGGTGCCGCCGCGCACCATGCGCATCGTGGTCCGCACGGAGGGCGGGGATGCGGCGCCCCTCTTCCCGTCCTTCCGCGACGTGGTCACGGCACTCGATCCCGAGGTGCCCGTCGTGGAGCCGCGGGCCCTGACGGCCGCCATCGCGCGTTCGCCCGTCATGGCGCGGGCCTCCTTCACCCTGGTGCTGCTCGGCGTGGCCGGAATGATGGCGCTCCTGCTGTCCGCGGTCGGCATCTACGGGGTGCTCGCCTACCTGGTGGCGCAACGGCAGGCCGAGATGGGGGTCCGCCTGGCCCTGGGGGCGCTGCCCGGGCAGGTCGTACGCTTGATCGTGGGCCAATCGCTGCGTCTCGCCGGCATCGGTGTGGCGGTGGGGCTGGTGGGAGCCGTCGCCTTCACGCGCTCGCTGGACGCCCTGCTCTTCGGGGTCAGCCCCACCGATCCGTGGACGCTCGGGGGCGCGGCGGCGCTGCTCCTGACCGTCGCCCTGCTGGCGACGTTGATGCCGGCGCTCCGGGCCGCGCGCGTGGACCCGAAGGCGGTCCTGCAGGCGGAGTAG